From the genome of Pelobacter propionicus DSM 2379, one region includes:
- the dnaG gene encoding DNA primase, with translation MIPDHKVREVVERASIVEVVSEYVPLRRSGANYLGLCPFHAEKTPSFNVNPAREIFHCFGCGVGGNVISFVMKIEGLSFPESVKLLARKTGVDIEERLLTPAEKQAQEEHKIFRRIQELAAAYYCGVLQRASEAGLAREYLEKRNASGQIAETYGLGFAPDRRDGLVQYLKSQGASLDLALKLGIVRKGDRGWHDLFRNRLIFPVRSPKGDVIAFAGRVLDGSLPKYINSPESPLYHKSSVLFGLDLALPAIRTENSVIIVEGYFDHLALYRAGVRNVVATCGTALTARHAALIKRHCARAFTLFDGDSAGQKATIRSMELFLEQKLPAYVIDLPAGDDPDSFLDANSVEAFRSCQKNAKPAFEYFIRYVMASIPADSVDSKVRIVDELVPRFRKIADPLERDLYEKEICRLLGIASHAFRKRLGGMDVNSHDLTEGGKGGTPPGDSRQETLLGLICAYPEACSEVAKCGVDKLFDGQYLALARFVLDEVAANGQLRTLSHVVDKIESEELKLFLSRLLVSDNHLEGVDWKDVFESCRLIREKSALHYGYKDIAARLAQLEPGCEEYMSLLQQAELLRTRKSRL, from the coding sequence ATGATTCCAGATCATAAAGTTCGCGAGGTAGTGGAGCGCGCTTCGATTGTCGAGGTCGTTTCCGAGTATGTCCCGTTGCGACGCTCTGGCGCGAATTATCTTGGCCTCTGTCCGTTTCACGCCGAAAAGACACCATCTTTTAATGTTAACCCGGCACGTGAGATTTTCCACTGCTTTGGTTGCGGCGTTGGCGGTAACGTCATTTCGTTTGTAATGAAGATCGAAGGCTTAAGCTTTCCCGAATCGGTGAAGCTGCTTGCTCGCAAAACAGGCGTGGATATCGAAGAGCGCCTGCTTACGCCGGCGGAAAAGCAGGCCCAGGAAGAACACAAGATTTTTCGGCGGATACAGGAGTTGGCAGCCGCATACTATTGTGGTGTGTTGCAACGCGCCTCGGAGGCTGGACTAGCCAGGGAGTATCTGGAAAAGCGGAATGCCAGTGGTCAGATAGCTGAAACCTATGGACTTGGATTTGCGCCTGACCGACGTGATGGACTTGTGCAGTACCTCAAATCCCAGGGTGCAAGCCTTGACCTTGCCCTGAAACTGGGAATTGTCCGTAAGGGTGATCGTGGCTGGCATGACCTTTTCCGCAACCGGTTAATCTTTCCCGTCCGGTCACCCAAGGGTGATGTGATTGCCTTTGCGGGGCGCGTGCTGGACGGATCGTTGCCCAAATATATTAATTCGCCTGAGTCGCCGCTCTACCATAAAAGCTCGGTTCTCTTTGGTCTCGACTTGGCGCTGCCGGCGATCAGGACCGAAAACAGTGTCATCATCGTCGAGGGGTACTTTGACCACCTTGCTCTGTATCGGGCAGGCGTCCGTAACGTGGTAGCTACATGCGGTACTGCGCTGACCGCACGTCATGCCGCCTTGATCAAGAGGCATTGCGCCAGGGCGTTCACGCTTTTTGATGGTGATTCTGCCGGTCAAAAAGCAACCATACGGTCAATGGAGCTTTTCCTGGAGCAGAAGCTGCCGGCGTATGTCATTGACCTGCCTGCCGGAGATGATCCTGATAGCTTTCTTGATGCAAATTCTGTGGAGGCATTTCGCTCCTGTCAGAAAAACGCGAAGCCGGCGTTCGAGTATTTCATTCGCTATGTAATGGCTTCGATCCCGGCGGACAGTGTTGACAGCAAGGTCAGGATTGTCGATGAGTTGGTACCCCGTTTTCGTAAGATAGCCGATCCGCTGGAGCGCGACCTGTATGAAAAGGAAATCTGCCGTCTGCTGGGGATTGCGTCGCATGCGTTTCGAAAACGTCTGGGGGGGATGGATGTCAATAGCCATGATCTTACGGAAGGCGGGAAGGGCGGCACGCCACCGGGAGACTCGCGTCAGGAAACACTTCTGGGTCTCATCTGCGCCTACCCGGAGGCATGCAGCGAGGTTGCCAAGTGTGGTGTTGACAAGTTGTTTGATGGTCAGTATCTGGCTCTGGCGCGGTTCGTGTTGGATGAGGTGGCGGCAAACGGACAATTACGAACCTTGAGCCATGTAGTTGATAAAATTGAATCGGAAGAATTGAAGCTCTTTCTTTCTCGTCTGCTGGTATCAGATAACCACCTGGAAGGTGTCGATTGGAAAGATGTCTTTGAAAGTTGCCGACTGATCAGGGAAAAAAGTGCGCTTCACTATGGTTATAAGGATATTGCCGCCCGACTGGCGCAGCTTGAGCCAGGTTGCGAGGAATATATGTCACTGCTGCAGCAGGCGGAACTGTTGCGCACCAGAAAATCAAGACTGTAG
- a CDS encoding CvpA family protein, producing MNLLDIIILLVLLFFALKGLLRGLVNEVSSLAGLLLGGWLAYRYYPNLSVPLRNVLHVPEHIAAFLSFVLLLMLVGFIAHILGNIVTTALHVVMLGGLNRVGGGVLGTAEGVLLLSMLFCIGTADFMPMKLKQKIQMTESAHMFAQIGDKLLFTWRGRPGVQR from the coding sequence ATGAATCTTCTAGACATCATTATCCTGCTGGTCCTGCTCTTCTTTGCTCTCAAGGGCCTGCTTCGCGGGCTTGTAAACGAGGTGTCTTCCCTCGCCGGTCTCCTGCTGGGTGGATGGCTTGCATACCGATATTATCCAAACCTCTCTGTTCCCCTGAGGAACGTCCTCCACGTCCCGGAACATATCGCAGCATTTCTTTCATTTGTACTTCTCTTGATGCTCGTTGGATTCATTGCCCACATTCTCGGTAACATTGTTACAACGGCACTCCATGTTGTCATGCTCGGCGGTCTCAACCGAGTGGGGGGCGGGGTACTAGGAACGGCTGAAGGAGTTTTGCTGCTCAGTATGCTGTTCTGCATTGGTACGGCGGATTTTATGCCGATGAAACTGAAACAGAAAATACAAATGACCGAATCAGCACATATGTTCGCACAAATTGGTGATAAACTTCTCTTTACGTGGCGCGGGAGGCCTGGAGTCCAACGATGA
- the rpsU gene encoding 30S ribosomal protein S21, producing the protein MPGVKVKESEPFELALKKFKKQCEKAGILSEVRKREHFEKPSIKRKKKAIAARKRALKKQRKMMD; encoded by the coding sequence ATGCCGGGAGTAAAAGTCAAGGAAAGCGAACCGTTTGAACTCGCCCTGAAGAAGTTTAAAAAGCAATGTGAAAAAGCTGGAATACTTTCAGAAGTTCGCAAGCGCGAACACTTTGAAAAGCCAAGCATCAAGCGCAAGAAAAAGGCGATCGCAGCCCGTAAGCGTGCGCTCAAGAAACAGCGCAAGATGATGGACTAG
- a CDS encoding phosphoribosyl-ATP diphosphatase yields MTEQNHILDAVYGVILARKATQTENSYTASLMRKGLDSVLKKVGEEATELVIAGKGGVADEVVYEAADLFFHTLLLLSYQDIPLERVYTELRRRFGISGIDEKNSRTT; encoded by the coding sequence ATGACAGAGCAGAATCACATTCTCGATGCCGTATACGGGGTTATTCTGGCGCGAAAGGCCACTCAGACGGAAAACTCTTACACCGCCAGCCTGATGAGGAAGGGGCTTGACTCTGTTCTGAAGAAAGTCGGTGAAGAAGCTACTGAACTGGTCATTGCCGGTAAGGGAGGAGTGGCGGACGAGGTCGTATACGAGGCCGCCGACCTTTTTTTTCATACCCTGCTGCTGCTTAGCTATCAGGACATTCCGCTGGAAAGAGTGTATACCGAACTGCGTCGCCGTTTCGGTATCTCCGGTATAGACGAGAAGAATTCCAGAACAACGTGA
- the hisF gene encoding imidazole glycerol phosphate synthase subunit HisF, whose protein sequence is MLTKRIIPCLDVKGGRVVKGVQFLELRDAGDPVEIAEIYDRQGADELTFLDITASSDERDIIIDVVRRTAERVFMPLTVGGGIRTVQDIRRLLNAGADKTSINTAAVHRPEFVREAAERFGSQCTVVAIDARRVPGEKRWEVYTHGGRNPTGIDAVEWAVRMEEFGSGEILLTSMDCDGTKDGYDLELTRAVVDAVSIPVIASGGVGNLEHLYDGFAQGGASACLAASIFHYREYSIGEAKQYLKERGVPVRL, encoded by the coding sequence ATGCTGACAAAGAGAATCATTCCCTGTCTGGATGTCAAGGGTGGCCGGGTCGTCAAGGGCGTGCAGTTTCTGGAATTGCGTGATGCCGGTGATCCGGTGGAAATTGCGGAAATCTACGACCGGCAGGGCGCCGATGAGCTGACCTTTCTTGATATTACCGCTTCCAGCGATGAGCGGGACATCATCATCGATGTGGTGCGCCGTACCGCCGAGCGGGTATTCATGCCGCTGACCGTTGGCGGCGGCATCCGCACCGTGCAGGATATCCGTCGTCTCCTTAATGCAGGGGCGGACAAGACTTCCATCAATACCGCAGCGGTGCATCGGCCGGAGTTCGTCCGCGAGGCGGCCGAACGCTTCGGCTCCCAGTGTACGGTTGTGGCCATCGATGCCCGCCGTGTGCCAGGAGAGAAGCGCTGGGAGGTGTATACCCATGGAGGTCGCAATCCCACCGGGATCGATGCCGTGGAGTGGGCCGTCAGGATGGAAGAGTTCGGCTCGGGCGAGATCCTGCTTACCAGCATGGATTGCGACGGCACCAAGGACGGCTATGATCTGGAGCTGACCCGCGCAGTTGTAGATGCTGTCTCCATTCCGGTTATCGCATCGGGCGGAGTCGGAAATCTGGAACACCTCTATGACGGTTTTGCGCAGGGCGGCGCCAGTGCCTGTCTGGCCGCCTCCATTTTTCATTACCGCGAATATTCCATCGGAGAGGCCAAACAGTATCTTAAGGAGAGAGGGGTGCCGGTCCGCCTATGA
- the hisA gene encoding 1-(5-phosphoribosyl)-5-[(5-phosphoribosylamino)methylideneamino]imidazole-4-carboxamide isomerase, with translation MLVIPAIDLKDGVCVRLEQGLMDRDTVFNDNPASQALEWQNQGAELLHIVDLDGAFAGTPRNKAAIEAIVKAISIPAQLGGGIRDLATIESYLSLGLSRVIIGTAAQRNPQLVKEACAKFPGRIVVGIDAKAGMVAVQGWAEVTGITAVDLARKFEDCGVAAIIYTDISRDGMLQGPNIEATRSLAEAVAIPVIASGGVSTLKDIENLMTIERSGVTGVITGKAIYTGAIRLHEAIALTGKDNQE, from the coding sequence ATGCTTGTAATTCCTGCGATTGACCTGAAAGACGGGGTTTGTGTTCGCCTTGAACAGGGGCTGATGGACAGGGACACGGTTTTCAACGACAACCCCGCCAGTCAGGCCCTGGAGTGGCAGAACCAGGGGGCTGAGCTGCTGCACATCGTCGATCTGGATGGGGCCTTTGCTGGCACACCGCGGAACAAGGCGGCCATCGAGGCCATCGTGAAGGCCATCAGCATACCCGCCCAGTTGGGTGGCGGTATCCGCGACCTTGCCACCATCGAATCCTATCTCTCCTTGGGGCTCTCGCGGGTCATTATCGGTACGGCAGCCCAGCGCAACCCGCAGTTGGTGAAAGAGGCCTGCGCAAAATTCCCCGGCAGGATCGTTGTCGGCATCGATGCCAAGGCCGGCATGGTTGCCGTGCAGGGATGGGCCGAGGTCACCGGGATCACGGCTGTTGACCTGGCGCGGAAATTCGAGGACTGCGGGGTCGCTGCCATCATTTATACCGATATCAGTCGCGATGGCATGCTGCAGGGGCCCAATATCGAGGCGACCCGCTCACTGGCCGAGGCGGTGGCCATTCCGGTGATTGCCTCGGGAGGGGTCTCTACACTGAAGGATATCGAGAATCTGATGACCATCGAGCGGAGCGGGGTAACCGGGGTGATCACCGGCAAGGCGATCTACACCGGGGCTATCAGGCTGCATGAGGCCATCGCGCTCACCGGGAAGGATAATCAGGAATAG
- the hisH gene encoding imidazole glycerol phosphate synthase subunit HisH — protein sequence MIAIIDYGMGNLRSVQKGFERVGVEAVVTDDPRLILEADKIVLPGVGAFRDCMRNLEQAGFVEPILKVISDGRPFLGICVGMQLLFSDSSEFGLYAGLNVIPGHVLRFPEGMREGGELLKVPHMGWNQLNIRRRPPAFEGIEEGTNVYFVHSYYVKPDDDGVVATTTGYGSEFCSAVWKDNIVATQFHPEKSQHAGLSILKNFAAQN from the coding sequence GTGATTGCAATTATCGATTATGGCATGGGCAACCTCCGCTCCGTGCAGAAGGGCTTTGAAAGGGTCGGCGTCGAGGCGGTTGTTACCGATGATCCCCGGCTGATCCTGGAGGCTGATAAGATCGTGCTCCCCGGCGTTGGGGCTTTCCGCGACTGCATGCGCAACCTGGAGCAGGCCGGTTTTGTGGAGCCGATCCTCAAGGTGATCTCCGACGGTCGCCCTTTTCTGGGGATCTGCGTCGGAATGCAGTTGCTCTTCAGCGATAGCTCGGAGTTCGGCCTGTATGCGGGGCTGAATGTAATACCCGGGCATGTGCTCCGCTTTCCCGAAGGGATGCGGGAGGGGGGAGAACTGCTGAAGGTCCCGCACATGGGGTGGAACCAGCTCAATATCAGGCGTCGGCCACCAGCCTTTGAGGGCATCGAAGAGGGCACCAACGTCTATTTCGTGCACTCGTACTACGTTAAGCCGGATGATGACGGCGTGGTTGCCACCACCACGGGCTACGGCTCTGAGTTCTGTTCAGCCGTTTGGAAGGACAACATCGTTGCCACCCAGTTCCATCCGGAAAAGTCCCAGCATGCGGGCTTAAGCATACTGAAAAATTTCGCGGCACAAAATTGA
- a CDS encoding bacteriohemerythrin, with protein MSATARIILCNAIVILLSIAAISIFNPRGDLLINGLICLLLLAVSSGLIVRFSRSAFKPLAGIIAALERAAGGDLSVRAELGGGSEAVRLATAFNTMMTDMNQAMRQFFSVADLVRDSVVMVRSTTEAMASAAEEVAIQSSTIATASEEMAATSGDIARNCLYAAENAQKATEQTHSGSQIVQNSARLMDNIAKRVNESSHTVEGLGQRSDQIGAIVNTIQDIADQTNLLALNAAIEAARAGEQGRGFAVVADEVRALAERTTKATREIGGMITAIQVETQAAVDSMVEGVDQVGQGTEETARSGEALEDILGRINELAMQVSQIATAAEEQTATTSEITQNIQMITSVVERNVESARGTTVATARLSEQVDRLHELVGHFRLSNALEWDASFATGIGTFDDEHKTLFRMVNDLHDAMQQKRSKEAIGQILDGLADYTVNHFAGEERAFSRTGYPEEAQHRELHRKLVDQVVELQGRFRDGQALLTQDVITFLQNWLVNHIKGVDKKYGPHLTKNGVT; from the coding sequence ATGTCCGCTACCGCACGCATCATCCTCTGTAATGCCATTGTCATACTGTTGAGCATTGCAGCAATCAGCATCTTCAACCCGCGGGGTGACCTCCTGATCAACGGCCTGATCTGTCTGCTGCTCCTGGCGGTCAGCTCAGGCCTGATCGTGCGCTTCAGCCGCAGCGCCTTCAAGCCGCTCGCCGGGATCATCGCCGCGCTCGAGCGGGCTGCTGGCGGAGACCTGTCGGTTCGCGCCGAGCTGGGCGGGGGGAGTGAGGCCGTCCGCCTGGCCACCGCCTTCAACACCATGATGACCGACATGAACCAGGCCATGCGGCAGTTCTTCTCCGTTGCCGATCTGGTGCGTGACTCGGTGGTCATGGTCCGCTCCACGACCGAGGCCATGGCGTCGGCAGCCGAGGAGGTGGCTATCCAGTCCAGCACCATCGCCACCGCCAGCGAAGAGATGGCAGCCACCTCCGGTGACATCGCCCGCAACTGCCTGTATGCAGCGGAAAATGCCCAGAAGGCCACCGAACAGACCCACAGCGGCTCGCAGATCGTCCAGAACAGCGCCCGCCTGATGGATAACATTGCCAAGCGCGTGAACGAGTCGTCCCATACCGTTGAGGGACTGGGGCAGCGCTCGGACCAGATCGGCGCCATCGTTAATACCATTCAGGACATAGCGGATCAGACCAACCTGCTGGCGCTGAATGCGGCCATCGAGGCTGCCCGGGCAGGGGAGCAGGGGCGCGGTTTCGCCGTGGTTGCCGATGAGGTGCGCGCACTGGCCGAGCGGACCACCAAGGCCACCCGGGAGATCGGCGGCATGATCACGGCTATCCAGGTGGAAACCCAGGCAGCGGTTGACTCCATGGTGGAGGGGGTCGATCAGGTCGGCCAGGGAACCGAGGAGACCGCCCGCTCTGGCGAGGCTCTGGAGGATATTCTCGGCAGGATCAACGAACTGGCCATGCAGGTCAGCCAGATCGCCACCGCAGCCGAGGAACAGACCGCCACAACCAGCGAGATTACCCAGAACATCCAGATGATCACCAGCGTGGTCGAACGCAATGTGGAAAGCGCCCGCGGCACGACGGTCGCCACAGCCAGGTTGTCGGAACAGGTGGACCGGTTGCATGAACTGGTGGGGCATTTCCGGCTCTCCAATGCGCTGGAGTGGGATGCCTCCTTTGCCACCGGCATCGGAACCTTCGACGATGAGCACAAGACGCTGTTCCGGATGGTCAACGACCTGCACGATGCCATGCAGCAGAAGCGGAGCAAGGAGGCCATCGGCCAGATCCTGGACGGCCTGGCCGACTACACGGTCAACCATTTCGCCGGAGAGGAGCGGGCCTTCTCCCGTACCGGCTATCCCGAAGAGGCGCAGCACCGGGAACTGCACAGGAAGCTGGTGGACCAGGTCGTGGAGTTGCAGGGGCGCTTTCGAGATGGTCAGGCCCTTCTTACCCAGGACGTGATTACATTTCTGCAGAACTGGCTGGTCAACCATATCAAAGGTGTTGATAAGAAATACGGCCCCCATTTAACCAAGAACGGTGTAACGTGA
- the glyS gene encoding glycine--tRNA ligase subunit beta, producing the protein MGVKELFLEIGTEEIPAGFIPRAMAEMEAMITRELTNARLSYSTVQTMATPRRLALVVKDIPAVQPDAEITATGPSKKAAFDADGKPTKAAEGFARGQGVTVDQLQIVTTDKGEYLAVTKTETGRPTPELLSEILPAMIASIPFKKSMRWGDLDVRFARPIHWIVALFDGIVVPFVFGNIESGSVSRGHRFMANTSFPVRNFSHYLDECERHFVIVDPERRKELIRRESHRVAAAAGGHLLPDEELLEQITYLVEYPSAVHGTFSREFLKVPKEVLITSMRSHQRYFSIVDGQGNLMPGFITINNTLTDDPGVVVKGNERVLRARLSDARFFFEEDQKVKLDERVEELKKVVYQQKLGTSFEKMERFRALAEELADRLNPAVKSETSRAAWLCKADLVSGMVGEFPEVQGIMGREYALLEGESGDVACAIAEHYLPIQAGGELPASDIGAFVSIADKLDTICGCFSVGLIPTGAADPYALRRATIGIIAIILDRGYRLGLASLIDRSLDLLEAKLLRPKEQVATEVLEFFRGRFVNLLGGEFDADAVEAAVSAEFDDLVDVKSRVAALAQFKSHPDFEPLAVAFKRIGNIIKGGTDALVDPSLFQDAAEGALYQAFHEVKVHVSALVEQGAWQDALTRIAGLRAPVDGFFDKVMVMAEDQRVRSNRLALLTAIDRMFGRIADFSRIA; encoded by the coding sequence ATGGGCGTCAAAGAACTCTTTCTGGAAATCGGTACCGAGGAGATTCCGGCCGGGTTTATTCCCCGGGCCATGGCCGAGATGGAGGCCATGATCACCAGGGAACTGACCAATGCCCGCCTGAGCTATTCCACGGTGCAGACCATGGCAACGCCCCGCCGCTTGGCGCTGGTGGTGAAGGATATCCCGGCGGTGCAGCCGGATGCCGAGATTACCGCCACCGGCCCCTCCAAAAAGGCCGCCTTCGATGCCGACGGCAAACCGACCAAAGCAGCGGAAGGTTTCGCCAGGGGGCAGGGGGTAACGGTCGACCAGCTTCAGATCGTCACCACCGACAAGGGAGAGTATCTGGCGGTGACCAAGACGGAAACCGGACGGCCCACCCCTGAGCTGCTGTCGGAGATCCTGCCGGCGATGATCGCCAGCATCCCCTTCAAGAAGTCCATGCGCTGGGGGGATCTGGATGTGCGCTTTGCCAGGCCGATCCACTGGATCGTGGCCCTGTTCGACGGGATCGTGGTTCCCTTCGTTTTCGGCAACATCGAGAGCGGTAGTGTCTCCCGCGGGCACCGCTTCATGGCCAATACCTCATTCCCGGTGCGCAATTTCAGCCACTACCTGGACGAATGCGAGCGCCACTTCGTGATTGTTGACCCGGAACGGCGCAAGGAGCTGATCCGTCGCGAGAGCCACCGTGTGGCCGCGGCAGCCGGCGGACACCTGCTGCCCGACGAGGAGCTGCTGGAGCAGATCACCTACCTGGTGGAGTATCCCAGCGCCGTGCACGGAACCTTCTCGCGTGAATTCCTCAAGGTCCCCAAAGAGGTGCTGATCACCTCCATGCGCAGCCACCAGCGCTACTTCTCCATCGTGGATGGCCAGGGCAACCTCATGCCCGGCTTCATCACCATCAACAACACTCTCACCGATGATCCGGGTGTGGTGGTCAAGGGGAACGAGCGTGTCCTCCGGGCGCGTCTCTCCGACGCACGCTTCTTCTTCGAAGAGGACCAGAAGGTCAAGCTGGATGAGCGTGTGGAAGAGTTGAAAAAGGTGGTCTACCAGCAGAAGCTGGGCACCTCCTTCGAAAAGATGGAACGCTTCAGGGCGCTGGCCGAAGAACTGGCCGACAGGCTGAACCCGGCTGTGAAATCAGAGACATCCCGTGCCGCCTGGCTCTGCAAGGCGGATCTGGTGTCCGGCATGGTCGGTGAGTTTCCCGAGGTGCAGGGGATCATGGGGCGTGAATATGCGCTGCTGGAAGGTGAATCAGGGGACGTGGCCTGTGCCATTGCCGAGCACTACCTGCCGATCCAGGCCGGTGGGGAGCTGCCTGCCAGCGACATCGGTGCGTTCGTCTCCATTGCTGACAAGCTTGACACCATCTGCGGCTGTTTCAGCGTGGGGCTGATTCCCACCGGCGCCGCCGACCCCTATGCCCTGCGGCGGGCCACCATCGGCATCATCGCCATCATCCTGGACAGGGGCTATCGCCTGGGGCTTGCCTCCCTGATCGACCGCTCCCTTGATCTGCTGGAGGCCAAGCTCCTCAGGCCGAAGGAGCAGGTTGCAACTGAGGTGCTGGAGTTTTTCCGCGGCCGCTTCGTCAACCTCCTGGGAGGCGAATTCGACGCTGACGCGGTGGAGGCGGCTGTTTCGGCCGAGTTTGACGACCTGGTGGATGTGAAGAGCCGCGTCGCGGCCCTGGCGCAGTTCAAGTCCCACCCCGACTTCGAGCCGCTGGCGGTGGCCTTCAAGCGCATTGGCAACATCATCAAGGGGGGCACCGATGCCTTGGTCGATCCGTCCCTGTTCCAGGACGCCGCCGAGGGTGCCCTGTACCAGGCCTTCCATGAGGTCAAGGTGCATGTCAGCGCACTGGTCGAGCAGGGAGCGTGGCAGGATGCCCTGACCCGTATCGCCGGTCTGCGCGCCCCGGTTGACGGCTTTTTCGACAAGGTCATGGTCATGGCCGAGGATCAGCGGGTGCGCAGCAACCGCCTGGCCCTGCTGACGGCCATAGACCGCATGTTCGGACGGATCGCCGATTTTTCACGCATAGCGTAA